The Clostridioides difficile genome has a segment encoding these proteins:
- a CDS encoding RNA methyltransferase translates to MITNISSKDNEKLKYTKALLKSKNRTKESKFIIEGYRIVVLALECNANLDYVFINEDFENKKEHMELLENLDKKNTNVYKTTNKNFKELVDTENTQGIIGVVSFKEKNLKESINEKDKFVLILDRIQDPGNMGTIIRTADSAGVDAIIALKGCVDIYNPKVIRSTMGSIFDMNIINALQDETVDILKSQGFNIVSSYLNTENFYDKIDYGSKVALVIGNEANGINEELVSKSDILVKIPIYGKAESLNAAISSAILMYEIKKYLI, encoded by the coding sequence ATGATTACAAATATAAGCAGTAAGGATAATGAAAAATTAAAATATACTAAAGCACTATTAAAGTCAAAAAATAGAACAAAAGAGTCAAAGTTCATAATAGAAGGGTACAGAATAGTAGTGCTTGCACTTGAATGTAATGCAAATCTTGATTATGTATTTATCAATGAAGACTTTGAAAATAAAAAGGAACACATGGAATTATTAGAAAACTTAGATAAAAAAAATACAAATGTATATAAGACTACTAATAAAAACTTTAAAGAACTTGTAGATACAGAAAATACTCAAGGTATAATAGGTGTAGTTTCATTTAAAGAAAAAAATTTAAAAGAAAGTATAAATGAAAAAGATAAGTTTGTATTAATTTTGGACAGAATACAAGACCCAGGGAATATGGGTACAATAATAAGAACTGCTGATTCTGCAGGAGTAGATGCTATAATAGCACTAAAGGGATGTGTAGATATATACAATCCAAAAGTAATTAGGTCAACTATGGGTTCTATTTTTGATATGAATATAATTAATGCTCTACAAGATGAAACTGTGGATATACTTAAATCACAAGGATTCAATATAGTTTCAAGTTATTTAAATACAGAGAATTTTTATGACAAAATAGACTATGGTTCAAAAGTAGCCTTGGTGATAGGAAACGAAGCAAATGGAATAAATGAAGAGCTTGTATCAAAATCTGATATTTTGGTTAAAATACCTATATATGGCAAAGCTGAGTCGTTAAATGCAGCAATAAGTTCTGCTATTCTGATGTATGAAATAAAAAAATACTTAATTTAA
- a CDS encoding TrkA family potassium uptake protein has translation MKQYIVIGCGRFGSSVASTMHLLGHQVMAIDKNEDSVQSISDKVTHSLIVDVTEEQALRSLGLGNFDVAVVAIGSDIRASIMATLIAKEMGVELIICKAKDELQAKVLYKIGADRVVFPERDMGVRVAHNLVSDNILDHIELDPEYSIVEIVTPNGWVGKTLVELELRARYEITVLAIKTGKNINVTPSPDEELTPGSILVIIGQNTSITAITSGNKSIIRRR, from the coding sequence ATGAAGCAGTATATAGTCATTGGGTGTGGGAGATTTGGAAGTTCAGTTGCATCTACTATGCATCTTTTAGGACATCAAGTAATGGCAATAGACAAAAATGAAGATTCAGTTCAAAGTATATCTGACAAAGTAACACATTCACTTATAGTGGATGTTACTGAGGAGCAAGCATTAAGATCATTGGGTCTAGGTAACTTTGATGTAGCAGTAGTGGCAATAGGTTCTGATATAAGAGCATCTATAATGGCAACTCTTATAGCCAAAGAAATGGGCGTAGAGTTAATAATATGTAAGGCAAAAGATGAATTACAAGCCAAAGTTCTTTATAAGATTGGTGCAGACAGGGTTGTATTCCCAGAAAGAGATATGGGAGTGAGAGTTGCACATAATTTAGTTTCTGACAATATATTAGACCATATTGAGCTTGACCCAGAATATTCAATTGTTGAAATAGTAACTCCAAATGGTTGGGTTGGTAAAACACTTGTAGAACTTGAGCTTAGAGCTAGATATGAGATAACTGTGCTTGCCATCAAGACTGGTAAAAATATAAATGTTACACCTTCTCCTGATGAGGAACTTACACCTGGAAGTATATTAGTTATAATTGGTCAAAATACTAGTATAACAGCGATTACATCTGGAAATAAGAGTATAATTAGAAGAAGATAG
- a CDS encoding TrkH family potassium uptake protein: protein MRPTQIMVSGFAAIILIGAILLTLPISSQSRESIGLLDALFTATSAVCVTGLVMVDTATYWSLFGQIVIITLIQIGGLGFMTVATMFSLMARKKIQLRERLLIQESLNQADLSGLVKLTRFVLIITITIEGIGALVLSTVFIPQFGLSRGIWYSVFHAISAFCNAGFDLMGSVSGPFTSLNSYVNNFTVSMTICALIVLGGLGFPVVLDIVRKRRLSKLNVHSKVVLFSTATLILVGAIFIFLIEFNQKATMAELPVKGKILSAIFQSVTARTAGFNTLDLATLRESSIFVMIILMFIGASPASTGGGIKTTTLAVLIITVRSFLSGKSDIEAFERRLAPSTIKKSLGIFVISISAVIFGTLIISITQPKFTLVQSAFEVTSALATVGSSLAGSPNLNALGKVIIIIFMFMGRVGSLTLFMAILSGGRRKSQPVRYAEGKIMVG, encoded by the coding sequence ATGCGACCTACTCAAATAATGGTATCTGGGTTTGCAGCAATTATTTTAATTGGAGCCATATTGTTAACACTCCCGATATCGTCACAGAGTAGAGAGAGTATAGGCTTATTAGATGCTCTATTTACAGCTACTTCAGCGGTTTGTGTTACTGGTCTCGTTATGGTAGATACAGCAACTTATTGGAGTTTATTTGGACAGATAGTAATAATAACATTGATACAAATTGGTGGTCTTGGATTTATGACCGTAGCTACAATGTTTTCACTTATGGCACGTAAAAAAATACAACTAAGAGAACGATTATTGATACAAGAATCATTGAACCAAGCTGATTTATCAGGACTAGTAAAACTTACAAGATTTGTATTAATAATAACTATAACAATAGAGGGAATAGGTGCACTAGTTTTATCAACTGTCTTTATTCCACAATTTGGTTTATCTAGAGGGATATGGTATAGTGTATTTCACGCAATATCAGCGTTTTGTAATGCCGGATTTGACTTAATGGGTAGTGTAAGTGGTCCGTTTACATCGCTAAATTCTTATGTAAATAATTTTACAGTATCAATGACTATTTGTGCACTTATAGTGTTAGGTGGATTAGGATTTCCAGTTGTTCTTGATATTGTAAGAAAAAGAAGACTTTCAAAATTAAATGTGCACTCTAAAGTTGTCTTATTTTCAACTGCAACACTTATTTTAGTGGGTGCAATATTTATTTTTCTTATAGAGTTTAACCAAAAAGCCACTATGGCAGAATTACCTGTAAAAGGAAAAATATTATCAGCAATATTTCAATCAGTAACAGCAAGAACTGCTGGTTTTAATACACTTGATTTAGCTACTTTGCGAGAAAGTAGTATATTTGTAATGATAATTTTGATGTTTATTGGAGCATCACCTGCATCTACTGGTGGAGGTATAAAAACAACGACATTAGCAGTTCTAATAATTACAGTTAGAAGTTTTTTATCAGGAAAATCTGATATAGAGGCTTTTGAGAGAAGGTTAGCTCCATCAACTATAAAAAAATCTCTGGGGATATTTGTAATTAGTATATCTGCAGTTATTTTTGGAACTTTGATTATTTCAATAACTCAACCTAAGTTTACATTGGTTCAATCAGCATTTGAGGTTACTTCAGCACTAGCTACAGTTGGCTCAAGTTTAGCTGGAAGTCCAAATCTAAATGCTTTAGGTAAGGTAATAATAATAATATTTATGTTTATGGGTAGAGTTGGTTCTCTTACTTTATTTATGGCTATACTTTCTGGAGGTAGAAGAAAGAGTCAACCAGTTAGATATGCAGAAGGTAAGATTATGGTTGGTTAG
- a CDS encoding peptidase M3, which translates to MIKSKKRLFISLILIVIFIIFALYIKNYTNDSKKDSVRGTIPFEKMEYKRPDIKSVCENINTYNDKLLTCKNAKEQLKVFNNVDKIYQDFYSTLTIAKLRNNIDSSDEFYSKEYKYLMSKSVDVDMAYKNFQDMFVNSKFSKELKKEIGKDGFNYLKNIGKLNSEEVEDLLKKEQDLVVKYEDLLSKSTVSVDGMEIDFEEAMSKPNLSYEEYVKIYSDYLKKYNPIFGNIFLELVQTRTEIATKLGFKNYTDYAYLNLNKDYSQEDARKFRSDVKEYIVPLYRKVTSQPSDSSIYIKAYKNRSFRKFDKVLEDISPKLKECFNYMKKYDLYDYSSGRNKSPGGYTTYITKYKAPFLFNTWDNSFLGVTSFAHEFGHFYNYYNSINLNSTIQPSIDICEVHSTSLEILFYKYFDEFFGKQSEAIKKEHLSIVLNTIIDACLYDEFQEIIYKNPYMSLNDINRLFFDLEEEYGVSNKILKDKNAPFWILVSHNFQVPFYYLSYGLASDVSLQIWELSQDDYRKAVNVYMDFLNQNTDARFKDVVEKVNLQSPFESGNLEEISSALYDYFGIENPLELENAS; encoded by the coding sequence ATGATTAAATCCAAGAAAAGATTATTTATTTCTCTAATTTTAATTGTAATTTTTATTATATTTGCATTATACATAAAAAATTATACTAATGATTCAAAAAAAGATTCAGTTAGAGGAACTATTCCTTTTGAAAAAATGGAATATAAGCGTCCTGATATAAAGTCAGTATGCGAAAATATTAACACATATAACGACAAACTTTTAACATGTAAAAATGCCAAAGAACAATTGAAAGTATTTAATAATGTAGATAAGATTTACCAAGACTTCTATAGTACACTTACTATAGCAAAACTTAGAAACAATATAGATTCATCAGATGAATTTTACTCTAAAGAATACAAGTACCTTATGAGTAAATCTGTTGATGTTGATATGGCATACAAAAACTTTCAGGATATGTTTGTAAATTCTAAGTTTTCTAAAGAACTAAAAAAAGAAATTGGAAAAGATGGATTTAATTATTTAAAAAATATTGGAAAGCTTAATTCAGAAGAAGTAGAAGACCTCCTTAAAAAAGAGCAAGACTTAGTTGTTAAATACGAAGACTTATTATCTAAATCTACTGTATCAGTAGATGGAATGGAAATAGACTTTGAAGAAGCCATGTCAAAACCCAATCTTAGTTATGAAGAATATGTAAAAATTTATTCAGATTACTTAAAAAAATATAATCCTATATTCGGTAATATTTTTTTAGAACTTGTACAGACGAGAACTGAGATAGCAACTAAACTAGGCTTTAAGAATTATACAGATTATGCTTATTTAAATTTGAATAAAGATTACTCTCAAGAAGATGCAAGAAAATTTAGAAGTGATGTAAAAGAGTACATAGTTCCATTATATAGGAAAGTTACATCACAGCCTTCTGACTCTTCTATTTATATTAAAGCATATAAGAATCGTTCATTTAGAAAATTTGATAAAGTACTTGAAGATATATCTCCAAAACTAAAAGAATGTTTTAATTACATGAAAAAGTATGACTTATACGATTATTCCTCCGGAAGAAACAAATCACCTGGAGGTTATACTACTTATATAACCAAGTATAAAGCACCTTTTTTATTTAATACATGGGACAATTCTTTTTTAGGTGTAACTAGCTTTGCTCATGAATTTGGTCACTTTTATAATTACTACAACAGTATTAATTTAAATAGTACAATACAACCAAGTATTGATATATGTGAAGTTCATTCGACATCTTTAGAAATTTTATTTTACAAATATTTTGATGAGTTCTTTGGAAAACAATCTGAAGCAATAAAAAAAGAACACTTATCGATTGTTTTAAATACTATTATTGATGCTTGTCTTTATGATGAGTTCCAAGAAATTATATATAAAAACCCATACATGAGCTTAAATGATATCAATAGACTATTTTTTGATTTAGAAGAAGAATATGGTGTATCTAATAAGATACTTAAAGATAAAAATGCTCCATTTTGGATACTTGTATCTCATAACTTTCAAGTTCCTTTTTACTATTTAAGTTATGGCCTTGCATCTGATGTATCTCTTCAAATATGGGAATTATCACAGGATGATTATAGAAAAGCTGTTAATGTATATATGGATTTTTTAAATCAAAATACAGATGCTAGATTTAAGGATGTAGTAGAAAAAGTTAATCTACAATCCCCTTTTGAAAGCGGAAACTTGGAGGAAATAAGCTCAGCTTTATATGATTATTTTGGTATAGAGAACCCTCTTGAACTAGAAAATGCCTCTTAA
- a CDS encoding MerR family transcriptional regulator codes for MFKIGDFSKLSKISIRMLRHYDEIGLLIPTHINKVNGYRYYSANQLSTTNRIHALKDMGFSLSSIKEILTEYNDRESLIRYLNIHYSQVREHLEDTQKKLLQIETTIERIGRIDIMKNYDVTIKDFAPKYMMTLRRTIPTYQDEGMLWHQLCSETSGHNVQIDVPNYSKAVFYDVGYKENYVDVEIQLAVSGNYEDTENVKFRTVPSVTAATAIVKGNFNQLTDACEAIGNWISDNNYDVDGPMFNIYHIGPGQDSNSDNWVTEVCFPVIKK; via the coding sequence ATGTTTAAGATAGGCGATTTTTCAAAACTTAGTAAAATTAGTATTCGCATGCTACGTCACTATGATGAAATTGGACTTTTAATACCAACTCATATAAATAAAGTTAATGGTTATAGATACTACAGTGCAAATCAACTTTCCACTACAAATAGAATCCATGCCTTAAAGGATATGGGGTTTAGCTTGTCTTCTATCAAGGAAATTTTGACAGAATACAATGATAGAGAAAGCTTGATAAGGTATTTAAATATCCACTATTCTCAAGTAAGAGAACATCTAGAGGACACGCAAAAAAAACTATTGCAAATAGAAACTACTATAGAGAGAATTGGAAGGATTGATATTATGAAAAATTATGATGTAACTATAAAAGATTTTGCTCCAAAATATATGATGACTTTAAGAAGAACTATACCTACTTATCAAGATGAAGGAATGCTATGGCATCAATTATGCTCAGAAACGAGTGGTCATAATGTACAAATTGATGTTCCTAACTATTCTAAAGCAGTCTTTTATGATGTTGGATATAAAGAAAATTATGTTGATGTTGAGATACAACTTGCTGTATCTGGAAATTATGAAGATACTGAAAATGTTAAGTTTAGAACTGTGCCAAGTGTAACTGCTGCAACTGCTATTGTAAAAGGAAACTTCAATCAGCTTACAGATGCTTGTGAGGCTATTGGTAATTGGATATCTGACAATAACTATGATGTAGATGGACCTATGTTTAATATTTATCATATAGGACCTGGTCAAGACAGTAATTCTGATAATTGGGTAACAGAAGTATGCTTTCCAGTTATAAAAAAATAA
- a CDS encoding carboxypeptidase M32, producing MEEIKCEVIELSKEEALEFYKAYNDKCNAYQLALLTMSFDMSTIAPVDGSEYRIQMMSILSGELFEYQTAKENIKNLTELSNMDLDEIMNKEIKLVLKNVNKIALLPKEFYIKMKQVYSQGEITWRKAKQEKDYQFFKESLKEIVDITKQAYTYYGIKKSFYDDMLGDFETGMTIEKYEHFFGAIKQRLVPFIKMLNEKGTPIDDSLLHQHFEESKQVQVIDILKEYMGFNQNECYIGTSEHPFTEGFSLHDVRITTKYMEDSLTSSIFSTIHEYGHAIYMLHVDEKLEGLNVGRDMMNGMHESQSRFLENYIAKRKSFWINNFPKVKNIFYEQLKDVTLEQFFQMINVFKPSLIRTEADELTYPLHILIRYELEKEMINGSVDFERLDEIWADKYEQYLGIRPYDASVGILQDIHWSAGEFGYFPTYALGSAFGAQFLKTMMNDIDIDEQLEHNHFDIIERWLREHIHCLGALYQADEIFDKVCHEPFNPNIYIDYLIDKYSKLYRL from the coding sequence TTGGAAGAAATAAAATGCGAGGTGATAGAATTGAGCAAAGAAGAAGCTTTAGAGTTTTATAAAGCATATAATGATAAATGCAATGCATATCAATTGGCATTATTAACAATGTCTTTTGATATGTCTACCATTGCTCCTGTTGATGGAAGTGAATATCGTATTCAAATGATGTCTATTTTATCTGGAGAATTATTTGAATATCAAACAGCAAAAGAAAATATCAAAAATTTAACAGAATTAAGTAATATGGATTTAGACGAAATAATGAACAAAGAGATAAAACTTGTTTTAAAAAATGTTAATAAAATAGCTTTATTACCTAAAGAATTTTATATAAAAATGAAACAAGTTTATTCTCAAGGTGAAATCACTTGGAGAAAAGCAAAACAAGAAAAAGACTATCAGTTTTTTAAAGAAAGCTTAAAGGAAATTGTTGATATAACAAAACAAGCTTATACATATTATGGTATTAAAAAATCATTTTATGATGATATGTTAGGTGACTTTGAAACAGGTATGACTATCGAAAAATATGAACATTTTTTTGGTGCTATCAAGCAAAGATTAGTCCCTTTTATTAAAATGTTAAATGAAAAAGGTACACCAATCGATGATTCATTATTACATCAACATTTTGAAGAAAGCAAACAAGTTCAAGTCATTGATATACTCAAAGAGTATATGGGCTTCAATCAAAATGAATGTTATATTGGTACAAGTGAACATCCTTTCACAGAAGGTTTTTCTTTACATGATGTAAGAATTACAACAAAGTATATGGAAGATTCTTTAACGAGTTCAATTTTTTCCACTATTCATGAATATGGGCATGCAATATATATGCTTCATGTTGATGAAAAATTAGAAGGTTTAAATGTTGGAAGAGATATGATGAATGGGATGCATGAATCTCAAAGTCGTTTTTTAGAAAATTATATTGCTAAAAGAAAATCATTCTGGATTAATAACTTTCCTAAAGTTAAAAATATTTTCTATGAGCAATTAAAAGATGTTACTTTAGAGCAATTCTTTCAAATGATTAATGTCTTTAAGCCTTCTCTTATTAGAACAGAGGCTGATGAATTAACTTATCCATTACATATTTTAATTCGTTATGAATTAGAAAAAGAAATGATTAATGGTAGTGTAGATTTTGAGCGTTTAGATGAAATATGGGCAGATAAGTATGAACAATATTTAGGTATAAGGCCCTATGATGCAAGTGTAGGTATTTTACAAGATATTCACTGGTCTGCTGGTGAGTTTGGATATTTTCCTACTTATGCATTAGGTAGTGCTTTTGGAGCTCAATTTCTAAAAACAATGATGAATGATATTGATATAGATGAACAGTTAGAACATAATCATTTTGATATTATTGAACGATGGTTAAGAGAACATATTCATTGCTTAGGAGCCTTATATCAAGCTGATGAAATCTTTGATAAAGTATGTCATGAACCATTTAATCCTAATATTTATATTGATTATTTAATTGATAAATATTCTAAGTTATATAGATTATAG
- a CDS encoding GNAT family N-acetyltransferase, which yields MKRMLYVMSDKIKLFYAEDCDRKLIYDMAFEEDEIWKSMFNSKGDFDWSEINEEESYFFGSTPGLNKYLLIEYDNQIVGTISYTYNDGKIPNMELDMWLRSMKYTSKGIGSKAMKLLIDSLIKDYEIGTFIIRPWIKNIRAIKAYEKCGFVVSDCFNPKDYYGKYLDRWGQGDYPEGENVNMVLSIE from the coding sequence ATGAAACGAATGCTATATGTAATGAGTGATAAAATAAAGCTTTTTTATGCTGAAGATTGTGATAGAAAACTAATATATGACATGGCATTTGAGGAAGATGAGATATGGAAGTCGATGTTTAATAGTAAAGGGGATTTTGATTGGTCTGAAATTAATGAAGAAGAATCTTATTTTTTTGGCAGTACCCCTGGCCTTAATAAGTACTTACTTATAGAATATGATAATCAAATTGTGGGTACAATTTCTTATACATACAATGATGGGAAGATACCTAATATGGAATTAGATATGTGGCTGCGTTCAATGAAATATACTAGCAAGGGAATTGGTTCAAAAGCTATGAAGTTGTTAATTGATAGTTTGATTAAGGACTATGAGATAGGTACATTTATTATTCGACCGTGGATTAAAAATATCCGTGCTATAAAGGCCTATGAAAAATGTGGTTTTGTGGTAAGTGATTGTTTTAATCCTAAAGACTATTATGGGAAATACTTAGATAGATGGGGGCAAGGCGATTATCCAGAAGGTGAGAATGTAAATATGGTACTTTCAATAGAGTAG
- a CDS encoding LysR family transcriptional regulator — MELRVLRYFLAVAKEESITSAAQSLNVTQPTLSKQLMELEDELGKKLFLRGNRKITLTEDGLFLRKRAQEIIDLADKTTTDFNNDCDDIRGTVYIGGGETDAMRLIAKTAKKLQKEYPHIRYHLFSGNADDVTERLDKGLLDFGILIEPASMEKYDYIKLPVNDVWGLLMKKDCELAQKRTICPEDLRGIPILTSRQTLVKNVISGWSGQDFETFDIVATYNLVYNASLMVDEGIGYALCLDKLINTTGNSNLCFRPLEPRLEAHLNIVWKKHQVFSKATKIFLNKLQIEINSFVSQ; from the coding sequence ATGGAACTTAGAGTATTGAGATATTTTTTGGCAGTTGCAAAAGAAGAAAGTATTACAAGTGCAGCTCAATCACTTAATGTGACGCAACCTACGCTTTCAAAACAACTTATGGAACTTGAAGATGAACTTGGGAAAAAGTTGTTTTTGCGTGGTAACAGAAAAATCACACTTACAGAGGATGGCTTATTTTTACGTAAACGTGCACAGGAAATAATTGATTTAGCAGATAAAACTACTACAGATTTTAACAATGATTGTGATGATATACGAGGAACTGTTTATATTGGTGGGGGAGAAACAGATGCTATGCGTCTTATTGCCAAAACTGCAAAAAAATTGCAAAAAGAATATCCTCATATACGCTATCATTTATTTAGTGGGAATGCTGATGATGTAACAGAAAGATTAGACAAGGGACTTTTAGACTTTGGAATTTTAATTGAACCTGCCAGCATGGAAAAGTATGATTATATCAAACTTCCTGTTAATGATGTATGGGGATTGCTTATGAAAAAAGATTGTGAACTTGCTCAAAAGAGGACGATATGTCCAGAAGATTTGAGGGGAATTCCTATCTTAACTTCACGTCAAACATTGGTTAAAAATGTAATTTCTGGTTGGTCTGGGCAAGATTTTGAAACCTTTGATATAGTGGCAACTTATAATCTTGTCTATAATGCTTCCCTTATGGTAGATGAAGGTATTGGATATGCTCTTTGTCTGGATAAACTTATCAATACAACAGGTAATAGCAATCTTTGTTTTAGACCTTTAGAACCAAGATTAGAAGCGCACTTAAATATTGTTTGGAAAAAGCATCAGGTTTTTTCTAAGGCAACTAAAATATTTTTAAATAAGTTACAAATTGAAATCAACAGTTTTGTTTCACAGTAG
- a CDS encoding iron-containing alcohol dehydrogenase has protein sequence MNFNMYIPTRFIFGNGRLNELHQQKLPGKKALLVISSGKSTKENGALDRTEKQLKMAGVEFILFNEIDANPNKNSIMNGASYARKTNCDFIIALGGGSVMDASKAIAMMATNTGDLWDYVNGGTGKAQPLQSEPLPVVCITTTAGTGSEADQWGVVTNEETHEKIGVGGYDSLFPVLSIIDPELMKSVPPEFTAYQGFDTLFHAAESYISSFSSIMSDMYALTAIENVGNYLAHAVKNGSDVKAREHMAFANTIAGIVMTISVTTAQHSLEQAMSGYYPRLPHGAGLIMISKAFFGFFIEKHACDERFVRMAQALGMKDANKAEDFITALTKLQEACGVADLKMSDYGITPGDFNLIAKSARETMGGLFAANPCEMTHEDCVEILKKSYS, from the coding sequence ATGAACTTTAATATGTATATACCAACTCGTTTTATTTTTGGAAATGGACGTTTAAATGAATTACATCAACAAAAGCTACCTGGAAAGAAAGCCTTGCTTGTCATTTCAAGCGGAAAATCAACTAAAGAAAATGGTGCACTTGACCGAACAGAAAAGCAATTAAAAATGGCAGGAGTAGAGTTTATATTATTCAACGAAATAGATGCAAATCCTAATAAAAATTCTATAATGAATGGAGCTTCTTATGCTCGTAAAACAAACTGTGATTTTATTATTGCCTTAGGTGGAGGCAGTGTCATGGACGCATCAAAGGCAATTGCAATGATGGCAACAAATACTGGTGATTTATGGGATTATGTAAATGGGGGCACTGGAAAAGCACAACCATTACAAAGTGAACCACTACCAGTTGTTTGTATTACAACTACTGCTGGAACAGGTAGTGAAGCTGACCAATGGGGAGTTGTTACAAATGAAGAAACTCATGAGAAAATTGGTGTAGGTGGCTATGACTCTTTATTCCCTGTTCTATCCATAATTGACCCAGAATTGATGAAATCTGTACCGCCTGAATTTACTGCTTATCAAGGATTTGATACTTTATTCCATGCTGCTGAAAGCTATATTTCTTCTTTTTCCAGTATTATGAGCGATATGTATGCTTTAACTGCTATCGAAAATGTGGGCAACTATCTTGCACATGCAGTAAAAAATGGTAGTGATGTGAAGGCCAGAGAACACATGGCTTTTGCAAATACAATTGCAGGAATTGTCATGACAATCAGTGTCACTACAGCACAACATTCTTTAGAACAGGCTATGTCTGGTTATTACCCAAGACTTCCTCATGGTGCAGGTTTGATTATGATTTCTAAAGCTTTCTTTGGATTTTTTATAGAGAAACATGCTTGTGATGAACGCTTTGTACGTATGGCACAGGCATTGGGAATGAAAGATGCTAACAAAGCAGAAGATTTTATCACAGCTCTTACCAAATTACAAGAAGCTTGTGGAGTTGCAGATTTAAAAATGTCTGACTATGGAATTACACCAGGAGATTTTAATTTAATCGCAAAAAGTGCAAGAGAAACAATGGGTGGTTTATTCGCAGCAAATCCTTGTGAAATGACGCATGAGGATTGTGTAGAAATATTGAAAAAATCTTACAGTTAA
- a CDS encoding sugar O-acetyltransferase, with protein sequence MNLNTFLEHVNQGLTVVGGSKLHKFMSELSNEAMKITSKLNNNYHEPEEIRTLFSELIGKHVDKTFNMFPPFYTDCGKNIIIGKNVFINSGCRFQDQGGITIGDNSLIGHNVVLTTLNHDFAPSKRSTMHPRPVKIGKSVWIGANVTVTPGITIGDGAIIAAGAVVTKDVAPNTLVGGVPAKFIKKIEEE encoded by the coding sequence TTGAATTTAAATACATTTTTAGAACATGTTAATCAAGGGCTTACTGTTGTTGGAGGTTCAAAGCTCCATAAATTTATGAGTGAACTCAGCAATGAAGCCATGAAAATTACATCTAAATTAAACAACAATTATCATGAACCAGAAGAAATTAGAACATTGTTTTCAGAGTTAATTGGAAAACATGTAGATAAAACATTTAACATGTTCCCTCCATTTTATACAGACTGTGGAAAAAATATAATAATAGGTAAGAATGTTTTTATAAACTCAGGATGCAGATTTCAAGACCAAGGTGGTATTACTATTGGAGATAATTCGTTGATTGGTCATAATGTAGTATTGACAACTTTGAATCATGATTTTGCACCAAGCAAACGAAGTACTATGCACCCAAGACCTGTCAAAATAGGGAAAAGTGTCTGGATTGGTGCCAATGTTACAGTAACTCCTGGTATAACAATAGGAGATGGAGCAATCATAGCAGCTGGAGCTGTTGTAACTAAAGATGTAGCACCTAATACATTGGTGGGAGGTGTACCAGCAAAGTTTATAAAAAAAATTGAGGAGGAATAA
- a CDS encoding cyclophilin-like fold protein encodes MNKKVLIISLILTALCSFALLGCANIQASKQTVQQESKDNTLTATPISYKEKEVITLTENKPPENNMITANLKIGDKDFVLKLYNNPSVQALLKKMPLKLDMKDLNKNEKYNYFTENLPSSSESIKNIKTGDFMLYGSDCLVIFYKDFQTSYNYTKLGYIEDTSKLVEVLGNGNVQAVISIVN; translated from the coding sequence ATGAACAAAAAAGTCTTAATTATATCCCTCATCTTAACTGCACTTTGTAGCTTTGCACTATTAGGTTGTGCAAATATTCAAGCCTCAAAACAAACAGTACAACAAGAATCTAAAGATAATACTTTAACTGCAACCCCTATTTCTTATAAAGAAAAAGAAGTAATAACACTAACTGAAAATAAACCACCTGAAAATAACATGATAACTGCCAATCTTAAAATTGGAGATAAAGACTTTGTATTGAAACTTTATAATAATCCTTCTGTACAGGCATTACTAAAAAAAATGCCACTTAAACTAGATATGAAAGATTTAAATAAAAATGAAAAATATAATTATTTTACAGAAAATTTACCATCAAGTTCAGAATCTATAAAAAATATTAAAACTGGTGATTTTATGCTATATGGCTCTGATTGTCTGGTTATATTTTATAAAGATTTTCAAACCTCATATAACTACACTAAACTGGGGTATATTGAAGATACCAGTAAACTTGTTGAAGTATTAGGAAATGGAAATGTACAGGCAGTAATTAGTATTGTTAATTAA